A single region of the Deltaproteobacteria bacterium genome encodes:
- a CDS encoding cytochrome c3 family protein — protein sequence MKKKAVHAAALVIAVLLAASVAAVAGPSAPGPVAKAAGKMPGILVLGAIAERYPPVKFDHGKHVGMAGACAECHHQHDGGTAASCAGCHKVDPEAFRKNVNLAKIRPCAECHPPSWKAERPGMPTLKAAYHRACIRCHRDVGSVGKDPKGCAEMCHESGAQARAK from the coding sequence GTGAAAAAGAAAGCGGTTCACGCCGCCGCCCTCGTCATCGCGGTGCTCCTCGCGGCGTCCGTCGCCGCGGTCGCGGGGCCTTCCGCTCCCGGACCCGTCGCGAAGGCCGCGGGGAAGATGCCGGGCATCCTGGTCCTCGGGGCGATCGCCGAGCGGTACCCGCCGGTGAAATTCGACCACGGGAAGCACGTGGGGATGGCCGGCGCCTGCGCCGAATGCCACCACCAGCACGACGGCGGGACGGCCGCCTCGTGCGCGGGTTGCCACAAGGTCGATCCGGAGGCGTTCCGGAAGAACGTGAACCTGGCGAAGATCCGCCCCTGCGCGGAGTGCCACCCGCCTTCCTGGAAGGCGGAGCGGCCCGGGATGCCGACCCTCAAGGCCGCCTACCACCGTGCGTGCATCCGGTGCCACCGGGACGTGGGAAGCGTCGGAAAGGATCCGAAGGGGTGCGCCGAAATGTGCCACGAGAGCGGCGCGCAGGCGAGGGCGAAGTAG